A stretch of Helicobacter pylori oki112 DNA encodes these proteins:
- a CDS encoding HugZ family heme oxygenase produces the protein MLNRIIEHMNAHHVEDMKGLLKKFGQVHHAENVAFKSVDSQGIVIGYNHNQTLRIEFNHEVKDPKDYKNAIIELCQSVEKTHDLKGVEEEIKAFKESFDSVCLATLHPNGHVVCSYAPLMSDGKQYYIYVSEVAEHFAGLKNNPHNVEVMFLEDESKAKSAILRKRLRYKTHARFIERGAEFDKAFDSFIEKTGGAGGIKTIRTMQDFHLIALDFKEGRFVKGFGQAYDILGDKIAYVGDKGNPHNFAHKK, from the coding sequence GGCAAGTCCATCACGCTGAAAATGTCGCCTTTAAAAGCGTGGATTCTCAAGGCATTGTGATTGGTTATAACCACAATCAAACCTTAAGGATTGAATTTAACCACGAAGTCAAAGATCCTAAAGACTATAAAAACGCTATCATTGAATTGTGTCAAAGCGTAGAAAAAACCCATGATTTAAAAGGCGTGGAAGAAGAAATTAAAGCCTTTAAAGAGAGCTTTGATTCTGTTTGTTTAGCGACCTTGCACCCTAATGGGCATGTGGTATGCTCTTATGCGCCTTTAATGAGCGATGGCAAACAATACTATATTTATGTGAGCGAAGTGGCTGAACATTTTGCGGGCCTTAAAAACAACCCCCACAATGTGGAAGTGATGTTTTTAGAAGACGAGAGCAAGGCTAAATCAGCTATTTTGAGAAAACGCTTGCGTTATAAAACCCACGCTCGTTTTATTGAAAGAGGGGCGGAGTTTGACAAAGCGTTTGATTCTTTCATTGAAAAAACCGGCGGTGCTGGGGGCATTAAAACCATTCGCACCATGCAAGATTTCCATTTGATCGCATTGGATTTCAAAGAAGGGCGTTTTGTGAAAGGCTTTGGTCAAGCTTATGACATTTTAGGCGACAAAATCGCTTATGTTGGGGATAAAGGCAACCCGCACAATTTCGCTCACAAGAAATAA